One genomic window of Halovulum dunhuangense includes the following:
- a CDS encoding fimbrial biogenesis chaperone, protein MNTNGNPKLKTTIAALAFGCALLLAGASAAGEFTISPTSMKVWAPAQTAELTVATGARSQAVGQVRVMRWTRSGGRDVLTTTRDVVASPPVLRMAPNRETTIRLVRTSKAPVRGKECYRILVDQLPQTGGKGAQVAFTIRHSVPLCFENRG, encoded by the coding sequence ATGAACACCAACGGCAACCCGAAACTCAAGACCACCATCGCGGCCCTTGCGTTCGGCTGCGCGCTTCTGCTGGCAGGGGCGTCCGCCGCGGGTGAATTCACGATCTCGCCGACCTCGATGAAGGTGTGGGCGCCTGCGCAGACGGCCGAACTGACGGTTGCGACGGGGGCGCGCAGCCAGGCCGTAGGCCAGGTGCGGGTCATGCGCTGGACCCGGTCGGGCGGGCGGGATGTCCTGACGACGACACGCGATGTCGTCGCCAGCCCGCCCGTCCTTCGGATGGCGCCGAACCGCGAGACCACGATCCGGCTGGTGCGGACCAGCAAGGCGCCGGTTCGCGGAAAGGAATGCTACCGGATCCTTGTGGACCAGTTGCCCCAGACCGGCGGAAAGGGGGCGCAGGTGGCCTTCACGATCCGCCATTCCGTCCCGCTCTGCTTCGAGAACCGGGGCTGA
- a CDS encoding Csu type fimbrial protein — MKTINKNVLVALAAGSMVMGALPVLAASQTAPGSMTVSATVVRSCSVSADALSFGNIDDAGTPVEVSADVTVSCGSANENDAVTIAFSGGLNPDGTTTRQMVSANDANNYIAYTLSEATNGVTPIAIDGTVQPATSDGGVTYTKTIYGQTQSGAAAVAGSYSDTVTLTVTYDDAYVAPQG, encoded by the coding sequence ATGAAGACCATCAACAAGAATGTCCTGGTGGCGCTGGCTGCCGGTTCCATGGTCATGGGCGCGCTGCCCGTGCTCGCGGCGTCTCAGACGGCGCCCGGCAGCATGACCGTGTCGGCGACGGTCGTCCGCAGCTGCAGCGTCAGCGCCGACGCTCTTTCCTTTGGCAACATCGACGACGCAGGCACTCCGGTCGAAGTGAGTGCTGACGTGACCGTCAGCTGCGGTTCTGCCAATGAAAACGACGCGGTGACGATTGCCTTCAGTGGCGGCCTCAACCCCGACGGCACCACCACCCGGCAGATGGTCAGCGCGAACGACGCAAACAACTACATCGCCTACACGCTTTCGGAGGCGACGAACGGAGTCACCCCGATTGCGATCGACGGTACCGTTCAGCCGGCGACGTCCGATGGAGGCGTAACCTACACCAAGACGATCTACGGCCAGACGCAAAGCGGCGCGGCCGCCGTGGCTGGTTCGTACTCCGACACGGTGACTTTGACCGTGACCTATGACGACGCCTATGTGGCTCCTCAGGGCTGA
- a CDS encoding GAF domain-containing protein: protein MTIGMPSVSEQEFSTVRATKMATKKMMHDIKEDDAEIREKYRLRTVDKYNILDTAPEKQLDQLTSLAAKICGTPMALISVIDEDRQWFKSNQGFDTKETPREHSFCTHAIEDDSIMVVEDATKDQRFAGNPFVVGAPDIRFYAGSPLVMENGHALGTLCVIDRKPRKLSENQLEILQILSDAAVTHLELRRALMDMKLIEGILPICAWCRNIRQPDGSWQTLYEHVMAKRRVSHSICPDCAGEIS from the coding sequence ATGACGATCGGGATGCCTTCGGTTTCTGAACAAGAATTCTCGACCGTAAGAGCGACAAAAATGGCCACCAAAAAAATGATGCACGACATCAAGGAAGATGATGCCGAAATCCGCGAAAAATACAGGCTGAGGACCGTCGACAAGTACAATATACTCGACACGGCCCCCGAAAAGCAGCTTGACCAGCTGACAAGCCTGGCTGCCAAGATCTGTGGCACTCCGATGGCGCTGATTTCCGTGATTGACGAAGACCGACAGTGGTTCAAGTCGAACCAGGGCTTTGACACGAAGGAAACGCCACGCGAGCATTCGTTCTGCACGCACGCGATCGAGGACGACAGCATAATGGTCGTGGAGGACGCGACCAAGGACCAGAGATTCGCCGGCAACCCCTTTGTCGTGGGCGCCCCCGACATCCGGTTCTACGCAGGCTCACCGCTTGTCATGGAGAATGGCCACGCGCTCGGCACCCTCTGCGTGATCGACAGAAAGCCGCGGAAGCTATCTGAAAACCAGTTGGAAATACTTCAGATCCTGAGCGACGCCGCTGTAACCCATCTCGAACTGCGTCGTGCGTTGATGGACATGAAACTGATAGAAGGCATTCTTCCCATCTGCGCGTGGTGTCGGAACATCAGGCAGCCCGATGGCTCGTGGCAGACACTTTACGAGCATGTCATGGCGAAGCGAAGGGTCAGCCATTCGATATGCCCCGATTGCGCGGGGGAAATAAGCTAG
- a CDS encoding PAS domain-containing hybrid sensor histidine kinase/response regulator translates to MTRVPELSANALDAFDQVLVPVWIFSIESLKILEANQSALDWLGYDLATLRTMTIADLRPEPDRARIIETVRRFEGTRADAGTWTIIDRSGRRFTAHFSWSRVSYKGMAAVVASIRDMTLMSRAEALAANLRVQNDALRRRASLSAEHLSRLVDALPGKMLVVTPGDYRVVAVTDEYAKAVMLDRDALLDRHLFDLFPDDPNEPGSDGVANLENSLRRVEVMRVTDVMNLQRYPVRRPDGSFEERFWLPTNKPVLDADGNVIHIVHRVEDVTALVAESAVTQGNNRASPRELSEARNAFLALEERETRLRTAEMLLELGAFECDFNDGTFRWSDRAFDIFGVPRDRSAPNFDGYVALVHPDDQQAMLENYRRFIETGAPEIEFQHRIIRADGAVTYVHGMGARHRVDGKEIVIGFVQDITYLREAEEKLRGEAQRRRFASRLVSLGSWRYDIGQATVAWGDGIAAIHDEPEATSPSVEQAISYYIPEHRGLIRERFDACVQKGVSFDEICQIITAKGRKVWVRAIGEPVRDASGRIIAVQGAFQDVSDLINARDAASELSERLRTTLERMSDAFFLLDEDWNFAFMNSRAEELLLRPRDELLGRNFWVEFPEAVGTQFDEQYRRAVSLNCPVRFAEYYAPLEAWLEVAADPTPQGLAVHFRDITLQRARDFQLRLLEAAAARMNDILLITEAEPISGPDGPRIVYVNDAFERRTGFSREEAIGKTPRLLQGPKTERAELDRIRNALSRWQPVRAELTNYTKTGEEIWLELDIVPLADETGWYTHWVAIERDISERRQAEQALNANEERFRLVTKAAGTAIWDWHVADDKQWWSEGLQDIFGHTPDKHNVVPTIWRQNVHVDDVARVDAALDRLVSGEDSILKETYRFRRSDGSWAIVEDRAFALRDGTGSAVRVLGSMTDVTDKTQLEERLRQAQRLEVVGQLTGGVAHDFNNLLTIILGNAELLEEALGGQPALQKLARMSLDAADRGAALTSQLLAFSRRQPLAPKIIDVANLILGMDGLLRRTLPENIDMEIVNASDLWQIEADAAQLESALLNLIVNARDAMPNGGWLTIEATNTVLDNDYIATEPDVRQGQYVVIVVTDTGHGIPHDILGRIFEPFFTTKGVGKGSGLGLSMVYGFVKQSGGHVRVYSEPGEGTAFKLYFPRAQGGPAPMDGDVHRQIIAGGTESILVVEDDPGVRDHVSTQLRGLGYVVLEASSGNEAMDVLRRTPDVDLLLTDVVMPGGMGGRELAEAARGLRPDIRILFTSGYTESSFVHDGRLDPNIILLSKPYRREDLASKVREALEEQHGP, encoded by the coding sequence GTGACAAGGGTTCCAGAACTCTCAGCCAACGCTCTCGACGCCTTCGACCAGGTGCTTGTCCCGGTCTGGATCTTCTCGATCGAGAGCCTGAAGATCCTCGAGGCCAACCAGTCGGCGCTGGACTGGCTGGGCTATGATCTGGCGACGCTGCGGACAATGACGATCGCGGACCTGCGGCCGGAACCCGACCGGGCCCGGATCATCGAGACGGTACGGCGATTCGAAGGAACAAGGGCCGATGCCGGAACATGGACGATCATCGACCGGTCGGGACGGCGGTTCACCGCGCATTTCAGTTGGAGCAGGGTAAGCTACAAGGGCATGGCAGCCGTCGTCGCGAGCATCCGCGACATGACGCTGATGTCACGGGCCGAGGCGCTGGCCGCCAATCTCAGGGTCCAGAACGACGCGCTTCGCCGCAGGGCCAGCCTGTCGGCCGAACATCTTTCGCGCCTTGTCGATGCGCTTCCCGGCAAGATGCTGGTGGTGACGCCGGGGGACTACCGGGTGGTGGCGGTCACCGACGAATACGCCAAGGCCGTCATGCTGGATCGCGACGCGCTGCTGGACCGGCACCTGTTCGACCTGTTTCCGGATGATCCGAACGAGCCCGGATCCGACGGGGTGGCCAATCTGGAAAACTCGCTTCGGCGGGTCGAGGTCATGCGCGTGACCGACGTGATGAACCTGCAACGCTATCCGGTGCGCCGCCCCGACGGCAGCTTCGAGGAACGCTTCTGGCTGCCCACGAACAAGCCGGTGCTCGATGCCGACGGGAACGTCATCCACATCGTGCACCGCGTCGAGGATGTGACCGCGCTGGTCGCGGAAAGCGCCGTGACGCAAGGCAACAACCGGGCCAGCCCGAGAGAGCTTTCCGAGGCGCGCAACGCCTTTCTTGCCCTGGAGGAACGCGAAACGCGCCTGAGGACCGCAGAGATGCTTCTCGAGCTGGGCGCGTTCGAATGCGACTTCAATGACGGCACATTCCGCTGGTCGGATCGCGCCTTCGATATCTTCGGGGTTCCGCGCGACCGTTCCGCCCCCAACTTCGATGGCTATGTCGCCCTCGTGCATCCGGACGACCAGCAGGCGATGCTCGAGAACTACAGGCGCTTCATCGAAACGGGCGCGCCCGAGATCGAGTTCCAGCACCGGATCATCCGGGCCGATGGCGCCGTGACCTATGTGCACGGCATGGGCGCACGCCATCGGGTCGACGGCAAGGAAATCGTGATCGGCTTCGTCCAGGACATCACCTACCTTCGCGAGGCAGAAGAGAAGCTGCGGGGCGAGGCGCAGCGGCGGCGTTTCGCCAGCCGGCTCGTCAGCCTGGGCAGCTGGCGGTACGATATCGGGCAGGCGACCGTCGCATGGGGCGACGGGATCGCCGCCATTCACGACGAGCCCGAGGCCACATCCCCGTCGGTCGAGCAGGCGATATCCTACTACATCCCCGAGCATCGCGGCCTGATCCGCGAACGCTTCGATGCCTGTGTCCAGAAGGGGGTGTCGTTCGACGAGATCTGCCAGATCATCACTGCCAAGGGCCGAAAGGTCTGGGTGCGGGCGATCGGGGAACCGGTACGCGACGCGTCGGGCAGGATCATCGCGGTACAGGGGGCATTCCAGGACGTCTCGGACCTGATCAACGCCCGCGACGCCGCCTCGGAACTTTCCGAGCGGCTGCGCACGACGCTGGAGCGCATGAGCGATGCCTTCTTCCTGCTGGATGAGGACTGGAACTTCGCATTCATGAACTCGCGGGCAGAGGAATTGCTGCTGCGTCCGCGGGACGAGCTTCTGGGCAGGAATTTCTGGGTTGAGTTTCCCGAAGCCGTGGGAACCCAGTTCGACGAACAATACCGGCGCGCCGTGTCCCTGAACTGCCCGGTCCGTTTCGCCGAATACTACGCGCCGCTGGAAGCATGGCTCGAGGTGGCCGCCGATCCGACACCGCAGGGGCTGGCGGTGCATTTCCGGGACATCACGCTGCAACGCGCCCGCGACTTCCAGCTTCGGCTGCTGGAGGCCGCGGCAGCCCGCATGAACGACATCCTGCTGATAACGGAAGCGGAACCGATCAGCGGGCCGGACGGGCCGCGGATCGTCTATGTCAACGACGCCTTCGAACGAAGGACCGGCTTCTCGCGCGAGGAGGCGATCGGAAAGACGCCGCGCCTGCTGCAAGGCCCGAAGACCGAGCGTGCCGAACTGGACCGCATTCGGAACGCGCTGTCGCGCTGGCAACCGGTCCGGGCCGAGCTGACCAACTACACCAAGACAGGCGAGGAGATCTGGCTGGAACTGGACATCGTCCCGTTGGCCGACGAGACGGGCTGGTATACCCATTGGGTTGCCATCGAGCGCGACATCAGCGAGCGCAGGCAGGCGGAACAGGCGCTCAACGCGAACGAAGAGCGGTTCCGGCTTGTCACCAAGGCCGCCGGCACGGCGATCTGGGACTGGCATGTCGCGGATGACAAGCAATGGTGGAGCGAGGGCCTTCAGGACATCTTCGGACATACCCCGGACAAGCACAACGTGGTTCCCACGATCTGGCGTCAGAACGTGCATGTCGACGATGTTGCCCGCGTGGATGCTGCCCTGGACCGCCTGGTTTCGGGAGAAGACAGCATCCTGAAGGAAACCTATCGCTTCCGGCGGTCGGATGGCAGCTGGGCCATCGTCGAGGACCGCGCCTTTGCCCTGCGCGACGGTACCGGCAGCGCCGTGCGTGTTCTGGGAAGCATGACGGACGTTACCGACAAGACGCAGCTTGAAGAACGGCTGCGCCAGGCGCAGCGGCTTGAAGTCGTGGGGCAACTGACGGGGGGTGTCGCCCATGACTTCAACAACCTGCTGACGATCATTCTCGGCAACGCCGAGCTGCTGGAAGAAGCACTGGGCGGGCAGCCGGCCCTGCAGAAGCTTGCCCGGATGTCGCTGGACGCCGCGGACAGGGGGGCGGCCCTGACAAGCCAGTTGCTTGCCTTTTCGCGCAGGCAGCCGCTTGCGCCGAAGATAATCGATGTCGCGAATCTGATCCTGGGAATGGACGGCCTGTTGCGGCGCACGCTTCCCGAGAACATCGACATGGAAATCGTGAATGCCAGCGATCTCTGGCAGATCGAGGCCGATGCCGCACAGCTTGAATCCGCGCTGCTCAACCTGATCGTGAACGCGCGTGACGCGATGCCGAACGGGGGATGGCTGACCATCGAGGCGACCAATACCGTGCTCGATAACGATTACATCGCAACGGAGCCGGATGTCCGGCAGGGCCAATATGTCGTCATTGTCGTCACCGATACCGGCCACGGGATCCCGCACGACATCCTTGGCAGGATCTTCGAGCCGTTCTTCACGACCAAGGGGGTCGGCAAGGGTTCGGGACTGGGGCTCAGCATGGTCTATGGCTTCGTCAAGCAGTCCGGCGGCCATGTGCGCGTCTATTCCGAACCTGGGGAAGGCACCGCCTTCAAGCTGTATTTCCCCCGCGCGCAGGGCGGCCCGGCACCGATGGACGGGGACGTACACCGGCAGATCATTGCCGGCGGCACCGAGTCGATCCTGGTGGTCGAGGATGACCCGGGCGTGCGGGATCACGTCTCCACGCAACTGCGCGGATTGGGGTATGTCGTGCTGGAGGCGTCGTCCGGGAACGAGGCTATGGACGTGCTTCGCAGGACGCCGGACGTGGATCTGCTGCTGACCGACGTGGTGATGCCCGGCGGCATGGGCGGCCGGGAACTTGCCGAGGCTGCCCGCGGTCTTCGGCCCGATATCAGGATATTGTTCACGTCCGGATACACGGAAAGCTCGTTCGTCCATGACGGGCGGCTCGATCCGAACATAATCCTGCTGAGCAAGCCATATCGGCGCGAGGATCTTGCGTCCAAGGTGCGCGAGGCGCTCGAGGAACAGCACGGACCCTGA
- a CDS encoding transporter substrate-binding protein gives MGPAGIRASRLHGIQPDPGQTRGAFVWGSRALRIEIGILFSREGSYRRLSEACRTGALAAVEAVNADPSLPIELVPVERDPQGNVDRYGLLCAEILRDTSARHIVGCVTSWSRKEVIPTLEKLGGSLWYPCPYEGFETSDRVVYANACANQHLLPLLTWAFARYGRNGYLTGSNYIWGWEMNRVARDMISESGGEVAGERYLPLGEEDVGRLIDEIRATRPDFILNNLIGPSSYSFLVAYRALGAEDAHFTPARCPVLSCNLTECETEALGPAAEGLISAGPYFRAGDAPHGSAFEAAAHEAVRTLALRLLRCANPTEATLPELLGLRVEGGLRIDTGTHHAALPVVIAQMEAGVFRVLERWDSVVADPYLCNRDRQLTAPRASLSVVK, from the coding sequence ATGGGTCCGGCAGGCATCCGCGCCTCGCGTCTGCACGGGATCCAGCCGGATCCGGGTCAGACGCGGGGCGCTTTTGTTTGGGGCTCGCGAGCGTTGCGCATCGAGATCGGCATACTGTTTTCCCGCGAGGGCAGCTATCGGCGGCTATCCGAGGCCTGCCGCACCGGCGCGCTGGCGGCGGTCGAGGCGGTGAATGCCGATCCCTCGCTGCCGATCGAACTCGTGCCGGTCGAGCGCGACCCGCAAGGCAACGTGGACCGTTACGGACTGCTCTGCGCAGAGATCCTGCGCGACACCTCGGCGCGGCACATCGTCGGCTGCGTCACCTCGTGGAGCCGCAAGGAAGTCATCCCGACGCTGGAGAAGCTGGGCGGAAGCCTCTGGTATCCGTGTCCCTATGAGGGGTTCGAGACGTCGGACCGCGTCGTCTACGCCAATGCCTGCGCGAACCAGCACCTGCTGCCGCTGCTGACATGGGCTTTCGCGCGATACGGGCGAAACGGTTATCTGACCGGTTCCAACTACATCTGGGGCTGGGAGATGAACCGCGTCGCGCGCGACATGATCTCGGAGTCCGGCGGCGAGGTGGCCGGAGAGCGTTACCTGCCGCTTGGCGAGGAGGATGTGGGACGACTCATCGACGAGATCCGCGCAACCCGGCCCGACTTCATCCTCAACAACCTGATCGGCCCGTCCTCCTACAGCTTCCTCGTGGCCTATCGCGCGCTGGGGGCGGAGGACGCGCATTTCACGCCCGCGCGCTGCCCCGTGCTGTCGTGCAACCTGACCGAATGCGAGACCGAGGCGCTGGGCCCCGCCGCCGAGGGCCTCATCTCGGCCGGGCCCTATTTCCGCGCCGGGGACGCGCCGCACGGCTCGGCCTTCGAGGCGGCGGCGCATGAAGCGGTAAGGACGCTGGCGCTCAGGCTCCTGCGCTGTGCGAACCCGACCGAGGCGACGCTCCCGGAACTCCTCGGGCTTCGGGTCGAGGGCGGTCTCAGGATCGACACTGGCACCCATCACGCCGCCCTGCCTGTGGTCATCGCGCAGATGGAAGCGGGCGTCTTCCGGGTGCTGGAGCGGTGGGACAGCGTGGTGGCCGATCCCTACCTGTGCAACCGCGACCGGCAGCTGACGGCGCCGCGGGCAAGCCTGTCGGTGGTGAAATGA
- a CDS encoding ANTAR domain-containing response regulator — translation MKKRLMVPDLGGARAMILHRPHATVQALTRQLLAIGLAVSEHWPDLPAVALGADYVFFDADMGHDGQFPWAPGEAPMPMIALIGSEAPGRIEWALKQGADAQILKPVGDNGVFSALLIARQGFEARRASAAEIAGLRQRLAERQTVVRAVTLLATRGRTEEEAFAQLRQLAMAWRETIEQAAARVVARHAATGDGDVRHELS, via the coding sequence ATGAAGAAGCGGCTGATGGTTCCGGATCTTGGCGGTGCGCGCGCGATGATCCTGCATCGCCCGCACGCCACCGTGCAGGCGCTGACGCGCCAGCTTCTCGCCATAGGCCTTGCGGTCAGCGAGCACTGGCCCGACCTGCCCGCCGTGGCGCTTGGGGCCGACTATGTGTTCTTCGATGCGGACATGGGCCATGACGGCCAGTTCCCCTGGGCGCCGGGCGAGGCGCCGATGCCGATGATCGCGCTTATCGGGTCCGAAGCGCCGGGGCGCATCGAATGGGCGCTGAAACAGGGCGCCGACGCGCAGATCCTCAAGCCCGTTGGCGACAACGGCGTTTTCTCGGCGCTGCTGATCGCGCGCCAGGGCTTCGAGGCGCGCCGCGCATCTGCGGCCGAGATTGCCGGGCTCCGGCAGCGGCTGGCCGAGCGGCAGACGGTCGTGCGGGCCGTCACCCTGCTTGCCACGCGCGGCAGGACCGAGGAGGAGGCATTCGCCCAGTTGCGCCAGCTTGCCATGGCATGGCGCGAGACGATCGAGCAGGCGGCGGCGCGCGTGGTCGCGCGGCACGCAGCGACGGGGGACGGCGATGTCCGACACGAGCTTTCCTGA
- a CDS encoding ABC transporter permease, which produces MSDTSFPETRPQGALARLARRKLAVLGLVLIGLAVGCAIFAPFLTSYGPDEQHFDGLTIEGAPLPPGGEYLLGTDLLGRDLLSRLMHGARTSLIIGVVANGLALLIGTLVGVTAGYFRGWIGSVLMRFTDLMMAFPALLLAICLAAIFQPSLWIVALVIALVNWVQTARVLYTETTSLAEREFIAAERALGAGHVRILFLHILPHLVPTIIVWGTLGISTTVLLEATLSFLGIGVQPPTPSWGNIIFENQTYFQAAPWLVFLPGAAILVLALAFNLVGDALRDVLDPTQRGRD; this is translated from the coding sequence ATGTCCGACACGAGCTTTCCTGAAACCCGCCCGCAGGGGGCGCTGGCGCGCCTGGCCCGCCGCAAGCTTGCGGTGCTTGGGCTCGTGCTGATCGGATTGGCCGTGGGCTGCGCGATCTTCGCGCCTTTCCTGACCAGCTATGGCCCCGACGAGCAGCACTTCGACGGGCTCACGATCGAGGGCGCGCCGCTTCCGCCGGGGGGCGAATACCTTCTGGGCACCGACCTTCTGGGCCGCGACCTGCTGAGCCGCCTCATGCACGGGGCGCGCACATCGCTGATCATCGGCGTGGTCGCGAATGGTCTCGCGCTTCTGATCGGCACCCTTGTCGGCGTGACGGCGGGCTATTTCCGGGGCTGGATCGGCAGCGTGCTGATGCGTTTCACCGACCTGATGATGGCCTTTCCCGCGCTTCTTCTGGCGATCTGCCTTGCGGCCATCTTCCAGCCGTCGCTCTGGATCGTGGCGCTGGTGATCGCGCTCGTGAACTGGGTGCAGACGGCGCGGGTGCTCTATACCGAGACGACCTCGCTTGCCGAACGCGAGTTCATCGCCGCCGAACGCGCGCTGGGCGCGGGGCATGTGCGCATCCTGTTCCTGCATATCCTGCCGCACCTGGTGCCCACGATCATCGTCTGGGGGACGCTCGGGATATCGACCACGGTGCTGCTCGAGGCGACGCTGAGCTTTCTCGGCATCGGCGTGCAGCCGCCCACGCCGTCCTGGGGCAACATCATCTTCGAGAACCAGACCTATTTCCAGGCGGCGCCCTGGCTGGTGTTCCTGCCGGGCGCGGCGATACTTGTGCTGGCGCTCGCGTTCAACCTGGTGGGCGACGCGCTTCGCGACGTGCTCGACCCCACACAGAGGGGGCGCGACTGA
- a CDS encoding ABC transporter permease has protein sequence MAAYLFRRLAQAALILLGVSFITFFLLYALPADPVRQIAGRSATAETVENIRRQLGLDQPFVVQYWRYLSGLVQGDLGRSYLQKSEVSELIAARLPATLLLMAGAILCELVVGLTMGIIAALRRGTATDNALMITSFVGVSAPQFVVGLLLLYVFAVKLGWFPIGGYGTFAHLVLPSITLGILGSGWYSRMMRSSMIEVLRQDYIRTARAKGLSRRRVILRHALPNAILPIIAMIGIDIGIFMGGIVVVESVFGWPGIGQLAWQAIQRVDIPIIMGVTLVSACAIVLGNLLADIVTPFIDPRIRVR, from the coding sequence ATGGCGGCCTATCTTTTCCGGCGACTGGCCCAGGCGGCGCTGATCCTGCTGGGCGTCTCGTTCATCACCTTCTTCCTGCTCTATGCCCTGCCGGCCGATCCGGTCCGCCAGATCGCGGGACGCTCGGCCACCGCCGAGACGGTGGAAAACATCCGCCGGCAACTCGGGCTCGACCAGCCCTTCGTCGTGCAGTACTGGCGCTACCTTTCGGGGCTGGTGCAGGGCGATCTGGGCCGGTCCTATCTTCAGAAATCCGAGGTGTCGGAACTGATCGCGGCCCGGCTGCCGGCCACCCTGCTGCTGATGGCCGGCGCCATCCTCTGCGAACTGGTGGTCGGCCTGACCATGGGCATCATCGCCGCGCTCAGGCGCGGAACGGCGACCGACAACGCGCTGATGATCACGTCGTTCGTCGGGGTCTCGGCGCCGCAATTCGTGGTGGGGCTGCTGCTGCTCTATGTCTTCGCGGTGAAACTGGGCTGGTTTCCCATCGGCGGCTACGGGACCTTCGCGCACCTGGTGCTGCCCTCGATCACGCTCGGCATACTGGGCTCTGGCTGGTATTCGCGGATGATGCGCTCCTCGATGATCGAGGTGCTCAGGCAGGATTACATCCGAACCGCCCGGGCAAAGGGCCTCAGCCGGCGCCGCGTCATCCTGCGCCACGCCCTGCCCAACGCGATCCTGCCCATCATCGCCATGATCGGCATCGACATCGGCATCTTCATGGGCGGGATCGTCGTCGTCGAAAGCGTGTTCGGCTGGCCCGGCATCGGCCAGCTTGCCTGGCAGGCGATCCAGCGCGTGGACATCCCCATCATCATGGGCGTCACCCTGGTTTCGGCCTGCGCGATCGTGCTGGGCAACCTGCTTGCCGACATCGTGACACCCTTCATCGACCCCCGGATCCGGGTGCGGTGA